Proteins encoded in a region of the Vibrio sp. CB1-14 genome:
- a CDS encoding HD-GYP domain-containing protein: MASIKISVDRIQPGLHIKIPLKWNEHPFLFNVFKIKSDQQVQVIRQLGVKYVYVTPELSDALPLPVQQALAPAANDEAAQSESDALWQEKQQRIEELSAYRRKVSRCEKEFDRSLARIRNLMTKLRSRPEQAAKEAAQLVDDIVESLLSQDDVTLHLMGSKTEFEDLYFHCLNVSILAMMIAKAKGLKAEEIKMVAMAALFHDIGKAKIPAAILRKSTPLTEPENNYLKLHTKYGSDIARAIDILPEKVITVIEQHHELLDGSGYPNGLKGDEIDVISQIVSVANAFDNLCHHQNPAEKKIPYTALSCLYKHAKSHYNNENLNILIKYMGVYPPGTIVKLSNEMVGLVVSINSASLLSPNVLLYDPSVPKLQAPIIALEDKDLKVESVIHPERLPEEIREYLNPRARVSYYFDDNAN, translated from the coding sequence GTGGCAAGTATCAAAATTTCAGTGGATCGAATTCAGCCTGGTCTTCATATCAAGATCCCCCTCAAATGGAATGAACATCCCTTTCTATTCAACGTTTTCAAAATCAAATCTGATCAGCAAGTACAGGTGATCCGTCAACTAGGCGTGAAGTATGTCTATGTGACACCAGAGCTTAGTGATGCTTTGCCGTTGCCAGTACAACAAGCATTAGCGCCTGCCGCGAACGATGAGGCTGCGCAATCAGAGTCCGATGCGCTTTGGCAAGAGAAGCAGCAACGCATCGAAGAGTTGTCGGCCTATCGTAGGAAAGTCTCTCGCTGTGAAAAAGAGTTTGACCGTTCATTGGCGCGTATTCGCAACTTGATGACCAAGTTAAGAAGTCGTCCAGAGCAAGCGGCAAAAGAGGCAGCGCAACTGGTCGATGATATTGTTGAATCGCTGCTATCACAGGACGATGTGACCTTACACCTAATGGGCAGTAAGACAGAATTCGAAGATCTCTATTTCCATTGCTTAAACGTCTCGATTCTGGCGATGATGATCGCGAAAGCGAAAGGGCTTAAGGCAGAAGAAATCAAAATGGTCGCGATGGCAGCGCTATTTCATGACATTGGCAAGGCAAAAATTCCAGCGGCCATACTGCGTAAGAGCACACCGTTGACCGAGCCTGAAAATAACTACCTCAAGCTGCATACCAAATACGGCAGTGACATTGCGAGGGCGATAGACATCTTGCCAGAGAAGGTGATCACGGTTATCGAGCAGCATCATGAACTTCTCGATGGTTCGGGTTATCCAAATGGTCTTAAAGGCGATGAGATTGATGTGATCTCTCAAATTGTCTCGGTAGCAAATGCGTTTGATAACTTGTGCCATCATCAAAATCCCGCAGAGAAGAAGATCCCATATACCGCGCTTTCTTGCTTGTATAAGCACGCTAAATCGCACTACAACAATGAGAATTTAAACATTCTTATCAAGTACATGGGTGTCTACCCACCAGGTACTATCGTGAAGTTGTCGAACGAAATGGTTGGCCTTGTGGTATCCATTAACAGCGCGAGCTTACTCAGCCCAAATGTGCTGCTTTACGATCCAAGCGTGCCTAAACTGCAAGCTCCTATCATTGCGCTTGAAGATAAAGACTTGAAGGTAGAGTCGGTGATTCATCCTGAACGTTTACCTGAAGAAATCCGTGAATACTTAAATCCACGTGCTCGAGTGTCCTATTACTTTGATGACAACGCCAACTAG
- a CDS encoding carbohydrate-binding protein: MKKITSIVSSLLIPLSFSAAAAEPKATIYLTFDDGPINASIKVIETLNKHNVKGSFFFNAWHLDGIGDENEDRALEALLLALNTGHMVGNHSYDHMVHNCDGLNGENTAAACNATGMHNVNSYRDPAYDYTYFPLNLAKFEQYIPNITSYPNYVADQFARLPYTNGWRVAKSFNADDLCATSDDYLPWDPNYVCDPDNPSNSSSNAMTLSDMLTNDSYQLFGWDLDWAPENWGIEMPANSLTEPEPFLAYVEASINSCAPVTIEPVNSKAQNFPCDTALHKDKVIVLTHEFLFEDGHRGMGETKNIPKLDKFLELALQAGYVFDTLDNYIEDWAPDTHYQAGDHVNHQGTIYVAQKDHFAQNDWAPSLHSTLWYNADPTTNWQLNVSYALGDVVVYNGAKYQVITAHVSQANWTPNAEPTLFAPVQ, encoded by the coding sequence ATGAAGAAAATCACTAGCATCGTCAGTAGCTTACTTATCCCTCTATCATTTAGCGCTGCTGCGGCCGAGCCAAAAGCCACCATCTATCTGACATTTGATGATGGCCCCATTAACGCGTCGATCAAAGTGATCGAAACCCTCAATAAACACAATGTGAAAGGATCGTTCTTCTTCAATGCTTGGCACTTAGATGGTATTGGTGATGAAAATGAAGACCGTGCGCTAGAGGCACTGCTACTGGCACTCAATACTGGACACATGGTTGGTAACCACAGCTATGATCACATGGTACACAACTGTGATGGTCTGAACGGTGAAAACACCGCAGCAGCGTGTAATGCGACAGGCATGCACAACGTCAATTCCTATCGCGATCCAGCCTACGATTACACCTATTTCCCGCTCAACTTAGCGAAATTTGAACAATACATCCCGAACATCACTAGCTATCCTAATTATGTCGCCGATCAGTTTGCCCGCCTACCGTATACCAATGGATGGCGTGTCGCTAAGAGCTTTAATGCCGATGACCTTTGTGCGACCTCTGATGATTATCTGCCTTGGGATCCTAACTATGTCTGCGATCCAGACAACCCATCAAACAGCTCCAGCAATGCGATGACTTTATCAGACATGCTCACCAACGATAGCTATCAACTGTTCGGTTGGGACCTTGACTGGGCACCGGAGAACTGGGGAATTGAGATGCCAGCGAATAGCTTGACCGAGCCAGAGCCATTTTTGGCGTATGTTGAAGCGTCTATTAATTCTTGCGCACCGGTAACCATTGAACCAGTAAACTCGAAAGCACAAAACTTCCCTTGTGATACCGCCCTTCATAAAGACAAAGTCATTGTGCTGACCCATGAGTTTTTGTTTGAAGATGGCCACCGTGGCATGGGCGAAACCAAAAATATCCCAAAACTGGACAAGTTCCTGGAGCTAGCGCTGCAAGCAGGCTATGTATTTGATACTTTGGATAACTACATCGAAGATTGGGCGCCAGATACTCACTATCAAGCAGGCGATCACGTTAACCATCAAGGTACCATTTACGTCGCTCAGAAAGATCACTTTGCACAAAATGATTGGGCACCCTCACTGCATTCAACTTTATGGTACAACGCGGATCCAACGACCAACTGGCAGCTAAATGTTAGCTATGCGCTTGGTGATGTCGTGGTTTACAACGGAGCTAAATATCAGGTAATTACCGCACACGTGTCACAAGCTAACTGGACACCGAATGCTGAACCAACATTGTTTGCACCTGTGCAATAA
- a CDS encoding PTS sugar transporter subunit IIB, whose translation MKKILLCCSAGMSTSMLVKKMEQSAESRGIECEIQAKSVSDFNDAIGEYDVCLLGPQVRFQLEELRKVATEHGKNIDAISPQDYGMMKGAEVLDQALALID comes from the coding sequence ATGAAGAAAATATTACTTTGCTGTAGCGCTGGAATGTCGACCAGCATGCTCGTAAAAAAAATGGAACAATCAGCGGAATCTCGTGGTATTGAGTGCGAAATTCAAGCTAAGTCTGTATCAGATTTCAATGATGCGATTGGTGAGTACGATGTATGCCTACTGGGGCCTCAGGTCAGGTTTCAGCTAGAGGAACTTAGAAAAGTGGCCACGGAGCATGGCAAGAATATTGATGCCATTTCACCACAAGACTACGGAATGATGAAGGGTGCGGAAGTATTAGATCAAGCGCTTGCCTTAATAGATTAG
- a CDS encoding PTS sugar transporter subunit IIC: protein MKLYDAIISVVEKHIAPIATKVGNQPHVRAMRDGFIVAMPFIIVGSFLLVFAFPPFSEDTTNSFGRVWLDFATTHFDTIMMPFSMSMGIMTIFVSLGVAYSLAKSYKMDGITSATLSLMSFLLVAAPATDGGLPTGHMGGTGIFTAVICAFFAVELYRFMKKHNITIRMPEQVPPAIARSFEVLLPVLAVFFTLYPLSIFVQTTYDMLIPDAVMAMFKPLVSASNTLPAIIGALLVCQLLWFAGIHGAAIVVGLLSPIFLTNISANIDAFVAGEPVQNIFTQPFWDFYIFIGGSGATFALVLLMMFSRSVHLKSLGRMSVVPGFFQINEPVIFGSPVVLNPILFIPFVFTPVINATIAYFAVHAGLVGMGVATTPWTAPAIIGASWGSGWTLSPVLLVIALLILDLFLYLPFFKMFEKQLLEQEQPKQESEVAQPGKAATA, encoded by the coding sequence ATGAAGCTTTATGATGCGATTATAAGTGTCGTCGAAAAGCACATCGCGCCAATAGCCACAAAAGTGGGTAATCAACCCCATGTTCGTGCAATGAGAGATGGTTTTATTGTTGCGATGCCATTTATTATTGTCGGTAGTTTTTTACTAGTTTTTGCTTTTCCCCCATTTTCGGAAGACACCACCAATAGCTTCGGCCGAGTCTGGTTAGACTTTGCCACCACACACTTTGATACCATCATGATGCCCTTTAGTATGTCGATGGGTATCATGACGATCTTTGTTTCCCTTGGGGTCGCTTATAGCCTCGCCAAATCTTATAAGATGGATGGCATTACCAGTGCTACGCTGTCTCTGATGAGCTTTTTGCTGGTGGCAGCACCAGCAACAGATGGCGGCCTGCCAACCGGTCATATGGGTGGTACTGGTATCTTTACCGCAGTGATCTGTGCGTTCTTTGCGGTTGAGCTTTATCGTTTCATGAAAAAGCACAATATCACCATCCGTATGCCAGAGCAGGTGCCCCCTGCAATCGCGCGCTCTTTTGAAGTGCTACTGCCTGTCTTGGCAGTCTTCTTTACCTTGTACCCACTGAGCATTTTTGTTCAAACCACGTATGACATGCTGATCCCAGATGCCGTGATGGCGATGTTCAAACCATTGGTGAGTGCTTCGAATACTTTGCCAGCCATCATAGGTGCCTTGTTAGTTTGTCAGTTGCTTTGGTTTGCAGGCATTCACGGTGCGGCGATTGTGGTTGGTTTGCTATCACCAATCTTCCTAACCAACATCAGCGCCAACATTGATGCATTTGTTGCAGGTGAACCGGTACAAAATATCTTTACTCAACCGTTCTGGGATTTCTATATCTTCATTGGTGGCTCAGGTGCAACGTTCGCACTTGTACTGCTTATGATGTTCAGTCGCTCAGTCCACTTAAAGAGCTTAGGTCGCATGAGTGTTGTGCCTGGTTTCTTCCAAATCAACGAACCTGTGATCTTTGGTAGCCCAGTTGTACTTAACCCGATTCTGTTTATTCCATTTGTGTTTACGCCAGTCATTAACGCGACGATTGCCTACTTTGCAGTGCATGCAGGTTTAGTTGGAATGGGTGTAGCGACAACCCCTTGGACGGCGCCAGCCATCATAGGTGCATCCTGGGGATCAGGCTGGACACTATCACCAGTGCTGCTCGTTATCGCACTGTTGATTTTGGATCTATTCCTTTACTTACCGTTCTTCAAGATGTTCGAAAAGCAATTGCTTGAGCAAGAACAGCCAAAACAAGAGAGCGAAGTGGCGCAGCCAGGAAAAGCAGCAACCGCATAA
- a CDS encoding PTS lactose/cellobiose transporter subunit IIA, translating to MDQELVVMEIICNAGEARSLCFEALQAARKQDLATADASLAQAKECLNKAHLIQTQLIELDQGEGKVPMTLVMVHAQDHLMTTILAHELATELVELRKALVKE from the coding sequence ATGGACCAAGAATTGGTAGTGATGGAGATCATCTGCAACGCAGGTGAAGCAAGAAGTTTGTGTTTTGAAGCACTGCAAGCGGCCAGAAAGCAAGATTTAGCCACTGCAGACGCGTCATTAGCTCAGGCAAAAGAGTGCTTGAATAAAGCACACTTGATTCAGACTCAGCTTATCGAGCTGGATCAAGGTGAGGGTAAGGTACCCATGACGTTAGTGATGGTGCACGCCCAAGACCATTTGATGACTACCATTCTTGCCCATGAGCTCGCAACAGAGCTGGTGGAGCTAAGAAAAGCATTGGTAAAGGAGTGA
- a CDS encoding 6-phospho-beta-glucosidase: MTVQSLKIAVIGGGSSYTPELIEGILLRQDLLPVREICLTDIEAGKEKLEVITALTQRMVAKAKADIVVSQTLDRRQAIQGADFVMTQFRVGGLKARQRDEAIPLKYDRVGQETTGAGGFAKALRTIPVVLDICRDIEELAPNAWMLNFTNPAGLVTEAIHKYSKVKTIGLCNVPVSMQMMASEMLDCEPSALQMKYAGLNHLVWVTSAYLNGKEVTKELLGKVGDGANFSMKNIFEEPWDPDFLNALGVIPCPYHRYYYQTEAMLAEEKLSFMEKGSRATQVMETEAALFELYKQASLDSKPKELEERGGAYYSDASLNLVDAIYNNRNDIHVVNVANAGVISALPDDAVIECSAVIGNSGATPIAVDPLPHFVESLITRVKSYEMLTVEAAVHGDKEKALLALATHPLVGDIQIAKSLLNDLLEQNKDYLPQFVSLQGTLD, from the coding sequence ATGACAGTCCAATCCCTGAAAATTGCCGTTATCGGTGGTGGCAGCAGTTATACCCCGGAGCTAATAGAAGGCATATTACTGAGGCAAGACTTATTACCTGTTCGCGAAATCTGTTTAACTGATATCGAGGCGGGTAAAGAAAAGTTAGAGGTTATAACAGCGCTAACCCAGCGTATGGTTGCTAAAGCAAAAGCCGATATCGTCGTCTCTCAAACCTTGGATAGAAGACAGGCGATACAAGGGGCGGACTTTGTGATGACGCAGTTTCGTGTAGGTGGGCTTAAAGCTCGTCAACGCGATGAAGCCATCCCATTGAAGTATGATCGAGTAGGACAAGAAACGACAGGGGCGGGCGGCTTTGCTAAAGCGCTTCGAACCATCCCTGTTGTTTTAGATATCTGTCGAGACATTGAAGAACTCGCGCCTAATGCGTGGATGCTAAATTTCACCAACCCCGCAGGCTTGGTTACCGAAGCCATTCATAAATACAGCAAAGTGAAGACCATTGGACTTTGTAATGTTCCAGTCTCAATGCAAATGATGGCGTCAGAGATGCTAGATTGCGAACCTAGCGCCTTGCAAATGAAATATGCAGGGCTTAACCATCTAGTTTGGGTGACCAGTGCATACCTCAATGGTAAAGAAGTCACCAAAGAGCTGCTCGGTAAAGTAGGTGATGGTGCTAATTTCTCGATGAAAAACATTTTTGAAGAGCCTTGGGACCCTGATTTTCTTAATGCATTGGGTGTGATTCCTTGCCCGTATCACCGCTACTACTATCAAACAGAAGCTATGCTGGCAGAAGAAAAACTATCCTTTATGGAAAAAGGCAGTCGCGCCACGCAAGTCATGGAAACCGAAGCTGCACTGTTTGAACTTTATAAGCAAGCTTCGCTAGACAGTAAACCAAAGGAGCTAGAAGAGCGCGGCGGCGCTTACTATTCCGATGCATCATTGAATCTAGTGGACGCTATTTACAATAATCGAAATGATATCCATGTGGTTAATGTTGCGAATGCTGGCGTGATCAGTGCTTTGCCGGATGATGCGGTGATTGAGTGTTCTGCAGTGATTGGTAATAGCGGTGCAACGCCAATTGCAGTGGATCCGTTGCCTCATTTTGTTGAGAGCCTGATAACCAGGGTAAAAAGCTATGAGATGCTAACAGTGGAGGCGGCTGTACATGGAGATAAGGAAAAAGCGTTACTGGCATTGGCGACTCATCCTTTAGTTGGCGATATTCAAATCGCAAAATCGCTGCTTAACGACCTCCTAGAGCAAAATAAGGATTATTTGCCACAGTTTGTATCGCTACAGGGAACGTTGGATTAA
- the chbG gene encoding chitin disaccharide deacetylase: MKLIFNADDYGLCQAVNQGIIASHLNGVVTSTTMMVGMQGEQDALERLEAAPNLSVGVHLRLTAGKPVSSHFPLITIEGSFLKYDALMAKLEPKHETAIYEEFRAQIEHFLSYGIPLSHLDSHHHVHLHPIVTRVVARLSHEFDVPYRATPSLTGYQFSDGFYDGNISLDWLKAQLADWLKHYDVVEVMCHPAVVDDELASISSYLDKRELELEVLSSQELKQYLISHQIELTHYSAVI, translated from the coding sequence ATGAAGTTAATTTTTAATGCAGACGACTATGGGCTTTGCCAAGCGGTAAATCAAGGCATCATTGCTAGCCACCTTAACGGTGTCGTGACATCGACAACAATGATGGTTGGTATGCAGGGTGAGCAAGATGCTTTAGAGCGTTTAGAGGCGGCGCCTAATCTAAGTGTCGGCGTCCATTTACGTCTTACCGCGGGCAAACCGGTATCTTCACATTTCCCCCTTATCACTATAGAAGGGAGTTTTCTTAAGTACGATGCGCTTATGGCGAAGTTAGAGCCAAAACATGAGACGGCAATTTATGAAGAGTTTCGAGCTCAAATAGAACACTTTTTGAGTTATGGCATTCCGCTTAGTCATTTGGATAGTCATCATCATGTACACCTTCATCCTATCGTCACAAGAGTGGTCGCTCGGTTGAGTCATGAGTTTGATGTTCCATATCGCGCAACGCCTTCTTTAACGGGCTATCAATTTAGTGACGGCTTTTACGATGGCAACATTTCGTTGGACTGGTTAAAAGCTCAGCTCGCTGATTGGTTAAAACACTATGATGTTGTCGAGGTGATGTGCCATCCTGCTGTTGTCGATGATGAGCTCGCTTCGATCAGTTCGTATCTTGACAAAAGGGAGTTAGAACTTGAAGTACTCAGCTCGCAGGAGCTGAAACAATATTTAATTAGCCATCAGATTGAGTTAACCCATTACAGTGCTGTTATTTAG
- a CDS encoding LacI family DNA-binding transcriptional regulator, which produces MASIKEVAALAGVNRSTVSRIINGEGSFRSDTKRRVEEAMAQLDYRPSAIARSLAKSHSNMIGLMVTYYTGGFFGQMMNQVQLELDVQNKFLLTAQGHHSADGEKKAIEKFKDLRCDGFILHSRYLSDEELIALSKTKTPFVLLDRYIEEIKQQCVTFDHQKASALATSYLLERGHINIGCVTGPLGRVSSQVRLTGYKNAIAEKGIALNPDYLVEGDYELDSGYAAMAQLMSLEQKPTALFSTGEEMTRGIMKYCYEQQIRCPEDISIISYDSVNSCRGLYPQVTTLEFPISDMAHEAVLLLNAQLKAQSREQAQLSVSPRIQEGNSVINLT; this is translated from the coding sequence ATGGCGAGTATTAAGGAAGTTGCTGCATTGGCCGGTGTCAACCGCTCAACCGTCTCACGTATTATCAACGGAGAGGGCAGTTTTCGATCTGACACAAAGCGAAGAGTCGAAGAGGCTATGGCGCAACTCGATTATCGGCCAAGTGCAATTGCCCGTTCTTTGGCAAAATCGCATTCCAATATGATTGGTTTGATGGTGACCTACTATACCGGCGGCTTCTTTGGTCAAATGATGAATCAAGTACAATTGGAACTTGATGTGCAAAACAAGTTCCTGTTGACTGCGCAAGGACATCATAGTGCTGATGGTGAAAAGAAGGCGATAGAGAAGTTTAAAGACCTACGTTGTGATGGCTTTATACTGCACAGTCGCTACTTGAGTGATGAAGAGCTGATCGCTCTATCAAAAACCAAAACTCCGTTTGTGCTTCTTGACCGTTATATAGAAGAAATTAAACAGCAATGTGTGACTTTTGATCATCAAAAGGCTTCCGCATTGGCAACGAGTTATCTTCTAGAACGTGGCCATATCAATATAGGTTGTGTCACAGGCCCCCTAGGCAGAGTGAGTAGTCAGGTTCGTTTGACGGGTTATAAGAATGCGATAGCCGAAAAAGGTATCGCGTTGAATCCAGATTACCTTGTTGAAGGTGACTACGAGCTAGATAGCGGTTACGCAGCAATGGCTCAATTGATGAGCTTAGAGCAAAAGCCAACGGCATTATTTTCAACCGGTGAAGAGATGACTCGTGGGATCATGAAATATTGCTACGAACAGCAAATACGTTGCCCGGAGGATATCTCTATTATTAGCTACGACAGTGTGAATAGTTGTCGTGGGCTTTACCCGCAGGTCACGACCCTTGAATTTCCGATCAGTGATATGGCTCATGAAGCTGTGCTATTGCTCAATGCGCAGCTTAAAGCTCAGAGCCGTGAACAAGCGCAACTGAGCGTTTCTCCACGAATTCAGGAAGGAAATAGTGTTATTAACCTCACTTAA
- a CDS encoding methyl-accepting chemotaxis protein: MKLKNQTYLLSLIILVAVVAVAISGLWSLRVASDSDNKSRVTEIFTSTYSTIAELEKLAIEGTLAESEAKAIATRILRNNVYKDNEYVYVADDQMTFIAAPLDPQLHGTSFHDFKDSSGRSVADIILSKLGNTSGSLIEYHWSQALPDGSVEDKLSIAERTPHWNWVVGTGIGFNEVNERFWSTAKWQLSFCLVIIVAIVGLLLTSLNRMTSILGGEPSDVLKAVRDVADGKLKTNFKHKAIEGSIYHSVQTMNLSLASLLSSIEKVTASITSQLSDADSRSSVIATLTSTQQQSTEMIATAMTEMASSASHVAQSATDAAQSTDEADKQSQQVSQLILATVSNIEGLATQLEGASTAVSELDSDVHNIARVLDVIGDIAEQTNLLALNAAIEAARAGEQGRGFAVVADEVRNLAGRTQQSTKEIQEMIGNLQSGSQNAIQSILLCAETSQATVSESQTASQALQEVVLSLEAITEKSQQIATAAAEQTEVSDDISQRINMIEHSGSELRGVVDETKRATQTLNQLSEDLSSKVSRFEVA; encoded by the coding sequence ATGAAGTTAAAAAATCAGACATATTTATTATCTCTAATTATCCTTGTTGCCGTCGTCGCTGTTGCGATATCAGGCCTTTGGTCACTTCGTGTCGCTAGCGACAGTGACAATAAATCTCGAGTGACTGAGATTTTTACGAGTACTTATTCAACGATCGCTGAACTAGAAAAGTTAGCAATAGAAGGTACCCTCGCTGAATCAGAAGCTAAAGCAATTGCAACACGCATACTTAGGAACAATGTCTATAAGGACAATGAGTATGTGTATGTCGCCGATGATCAGATGACCTTTATTGCTGCTCCTTTGGATCCTCAACTGCACGGTACAAGTTTCCACGATTTCAAAGATAGCAGCGGTCGCAGCGTCGCTGACATCATTTTGAGTAAGCTAGGTAATACGTCAGGCTCTCTCATTGAGTATCATTGGTCTCAGGCTCTGCCAGATGGCTCGGTAGAGGACAAACTGTCTATTGCTGAGCGTACACCTCACTGGAACTGGGTCGTAGGTACGGGGATTGGTTTTAATGAAGTGAACGAACGTTTCTGGTCAACCGCTAAGTGGCAGTTGTCATTCTGTTTGGTCATAATTGTTGCCATCGTCGGTCTTTTGCTGACTTCTCTAAATAGAATGACTTCTATCTTAGGTGGAGAGCCTTCGGATGTGCTTAAAGCCGTTCGAGATGTTGCAGATGGTAAGTTAAAGACAAACTTTAAGCATAAAGCTATTGAAGGCAGTATTTATCATTCAGTGCAGACCATGAACCTCTCACTTGCTTCATTGCTGTCTAGTATCGAGAAGGTAACTGCCTCTATTACGTCTCAGCTTTCAGATGCTGATTCTCGTTCTTCGGTTATAGCGACACTTACATCAACTCAACAACAAAGCACAGAGATGATTGCTACGGCGATGACGGAAATGGCGTCCTCTGCTTCTCATGTGGCTCAATCGGCGACTGATGCGGCGCAAAGTACGGATGAAGCAGATAAACAGAGCCAGCAAGTGAGCCAGCTTATTCTGGCGACAGTATCGAATATCGAAGGTCTAGCTACCCAGCTGGAGGGAGCGAGTACCGCAGTCTCAGAACTCGATAGTGATGTGCATAATATCGCGCGCGTTCTTGATGTTATTGGCGATATTGCAGAGCAAACGAACCTTCTTGCATTGAATGCCGCAATAGAAGCTGCACGTGCGGGCGAACAAGGAAGAGGCTTTGCAGTGGTGGCTGATGAAGTACGTAATCTAGCAGGCCGCACTCAGCAAAGTACTAAAGAGATCCAAGAGATGATAGGTAACTTACAATCTGGCTCTCAAAATGCGATTCAGAGCATCTTACTTTGTGCTGAAACAAGTCAAGCGACAGTATCGGAATCTCAAACCGCCTCACAAGCACTACAAGAGGTGGTATTGAGTCTCGAAGCCATCACTGAGAAAAGCCAACAGATCGCGACAGCTGCTGCTGAGCAAACAGAAGTGAGTGATGATATCTCCCAACGCATTAATATGATTGAACACAGTGGCAGCGAATTAAGAGGTGTTGTCGACGAAACTAAGCGTGCCACGCAAACATTGAACCAGCTTTCTGAAGACCTAAGTTCGAAAGTCTCTCGTTTTGAAGTGGCTTAA